The Triticum aestivum cultivar Chinese Spring chromosome 6D, IWGSC CS RefSeq v2.1, whole genome shotgun sequence genomic sequence ATCTTTTCATGCAATTCGGTCATCCACCTTCATAGCAACACTTTATTTTCTTCCTCATAGATACCATTAAACCTCCAGTTTCCAACTGGGAGATTCCCCTCAGTTCTGCCATCAGAACGATCATAATTCTCACCAGGGCCAAATCCAACCCCTCTTCCTCTACCAAAAGGTTCGATCAAGTTTGAACTCATCATCTTCTCTTCCTTTACATCAACCACGACCTGGGCCGCGACCTCTACCTCACCATCAGGATGAAGTCCCCACTCCAAACTTGCAGGGTTATATTTGTCCGTTTCAAATTCTTGCTGCCAATAACCAAGAAGGCCACAGACACCACAAAAAATTGGTAATTTCTCGTATTTCACCTTATAACAATCATTCTTGCTAGCTTTATTTATTGCCACAAATCTAGTGAGTTTCTTGTTAACATCAAGTCTTACTCTCACATGAACGAACTCATAGACATAGCTCAATCGGAACTTTTGTCACCTTCCCTGTGTTCATGCACATGCCTTTGATCACCTCTAGAACCAAAAACTAATCGGGAAGTTGATAACACAAGTCCAAACGGTGATCCTATCCAGAACGACCTCCATAGAGTTTGTGAACCCATTTGTACTCTCCAATGATCAGACCTTGATTGTTAAAAAGCCATGGACCATAGTCATCGTAGTGTTCCAATCACCCGAACTGTAATGTGAAAAGGGTTATCATCGATTTCCCTTCAATGAACCTCCCTTGCCAGGTTCCATGTCAATATCATATCTGCCTATAGAGCGGAGGGGCTAAAGCCCTTGTTCACATGCACCTTCGCTATGGCCGAGCCACTTTGCTTGCACGCGTTGATCAGCCACTTCGATTCTCACACAAACTCATCCTCCTCATATTCATGCAGATCGAGATGACTGAGTAGGTCTTCCACCCTTTCGGCACCTCCCTTACTTCCGCTGAAGTCACCCTCTCTCGACACATGCAACCTAGCTTACATGAAACGACAAGATCACAAGACTTAGACGATCCCTCCGCCGTGGGAAGGAGCACGAATTTGAGGAATCAAGCTCATGGTGGTAGCGCTGTCGGAGTAGACCTAAACCCGTTTTTTTGCTAGGGGAGCTTTTTAAAGGGCGAGGCAAGTTTATGCGACGAGACGGTCGGGGTCTTGGAAGAAGTCACATGACAAATGAAACTTTGATTGCCTTCCACTACACCATTTTCAACCTTTTGCACAAGACCACACCCTCAGTCCCTAAAGAACTTGTCTAACACCATCTAGGGCAGCTCCTCCTACATGGACTGTGGGGCCGCGAGTTCAGGCTATGCATTTGCCATGCCTCAAGAGATAAActgagaagtgggaacgaccatgTCTCCTGAAGAAGAGGGGCATTTTCAGGACGCAGAGTTTCTGAGCTCTAGCTCAAATGAGCTCAGGTGAACGGTAAAATCCAGAAAAAttgaaaacaaattcaaaaattctgaaaattttatgaGGCAAATATCGACAAATGTTTTCattgcttgcaaaatttcatcaaagaatgacattcgtggaagttgtGGAAAAAAAAAGCAACGCTCCAAAAGAGTTAtttttcaaaagcattttgaagtGCTGGGTTTTTTTACCAgacttccacaaatgtcatttcacgatgaaattttgcaagcactTTAAGCATTTGTTAAACTTCATCAAAAAACAATTTAGAATTTTTGATTTTGTTTTCGCTTTTTtgtgattttactgttcatggcaAGCTCAAATGAGCTCGCAAGTAGAAGATGACTTTCGGGCATTTCAACCTTATCAGTATTGATTTATAGCACACTTTTGCCCTTCACAATCAATTTTGAGGCAAACTTACAAGAGAGGCATCTCGACTTAGGCAAGTtttacaaaagaaaaacaaaaaacttgTTAACTTGAGGACAAATCTGCAACTCTTCCAACGATCAAACAGTGGGAACAAAGAAATGTATCACTTGCCCACCAGTACACACTTCAATTGCACGATTGCAGGCAATTTCACTATCCAGTGCCAAAATCGTTCACGCCATGTCACATGCTAGAAAGCAATCGGAAGATCCTGAACATCTAATAAAACATCGTCTGCACTAAACCGTCCTGTAAATATTCACAACCTACTATCTCTCAACAGATCTGTCCTCTGAGAACCTACAGGAAAATGGGAGATGAACAAGCACCGTGAAGCTTTTCCCGTCTCTCTTTGTACAATGTGAATGGTCAAATGTGACACATGACAGGAAAATAAGAAGACAAATAACACATACCACACAAAAGCGAGGAGCTAAATACATGAGCACCACCTGTCTGTTTCTATACAAATGCACAAATGAATGAAACCCATAATTCCAGCCCATCCAAACAAATGTCCATGTGGTACACAAGTATGATACTACTCATTGGTTAGCATCGATAGGTGCACCAGACCTTGCCTGCGATATCCGATTTGCGTAGATTGTTACTAGCCGCAACTGTGTGCTACTAAGCCCCTCCAGATACGGTACAAATGCTTTCCCTAGCATGATGTAGATATCCACCAGGCAGAATACAACAGTCTGCAAGCAAGTGTAAATGATATCAGATGTGGAACACCAATGATGTTTGCTAAATGTAAATTTTGCCATAAATAGTCTAGAAAATAGATAAATGTCAAGCATGGTTAATGTGCACTAACAACGGGTAAAATGAAAATGACCCACTAGAAATTTGAAACAGAGGATGCGCTAAAGCTGAAAACCACACAACCTGGCACTGAAATATCTGCAAGAAATAATAACAAATAGCATGAGTGTTTTTCATGTTTAAACTTTAGGTTGATTGAGAGCTTCCACCCACCCCACATCTATTCTTAGAAACAGAAGTGGATATTACAGCTGGCACATAAAACCCTGGTCCTTTGATGCTGCCTAAAATAATCGTACACCCCTATCCCTAGTTTTCAGGTACTACCAGAAGCCTGTATTACTGGTGGGACAAAAAGCCACCTTTTTAGACTGCTCTCTTAGGCTCTTCACattgttatggatgcaacttgatTGTATTGCAAGGCCCAAGGGGTACAAGGAAAGGAAACATAGCCTAATAGGACTCCTATACCTaatactaatactccttaacaCACATAAGCTTCAAGGTCCCCTAGTCAAGGAACTAGCACGCCAGCGAAAAAAGGTCGTTCATCAGCAGAACAGGCAAATACCTTGCGAATATCTGGACTCTGGTTACTGAAAGCATCAAAAAGTGCTGGTAAAAATGAAGGGAGTTGAGCCACCAATTCCTCTTGTGAAAGCCGCCCAACAAGCTGCATGTTTACCAGGAGAATACCAACAGTCAACCATTGTTTCTCAGGATATATTGCTATAGTTAACAAGAATAAAAATGAGTGAACAACTCTACAAACTAATAACAGGGTTATCAGAAAATCCTTTCTGTACAAATATATCCTCGCCAACAGATCCAGCAGTGGTGCTTAAATGGAATAATTATCTGAATAGGTGTTCACAAGGGTTATCGGATCAATAGTCAGAAAGGATGGTCCTGGTGAGTGCTGACTACAAACCTAGAATCTAAGAAATTGCCAGATGAACCAGAACCATCAGCCATCAGATCAATAGTCATCAAGCCATGACAGGCCATCAGATCAATAGTCATCAAGCCAAGATGGGCCGGATAACCAAAACCATTCCATCAGCTAATGGAACTTCTGAATAGTGCACTTGCCAAATGATTCTTCAAATTAAAAAGAGAATCATATTGTTCTCTTGGCCAATTATAATGTGAAACTAACTTGCCTTTGTCAAACAGTTGATACACATGACAAGTGTCTTCTCATCATCAGTAACTAGCAATGGCACAATAACCTGCAGTGCAAGTGAAAAAACATATGTAAGTTGCTAGCTAAAAAAACTATAAACAAAGATAATAGTACTAAAGTAATATCATTAGTAAATAGGATTACAGCACTGGACATACAGCAAGGCATCTAAACGGATCATATTTTGCCAACACGACATTTAAGCACTGGTTTGCTTCATTTGAAATCTGCGCCCACATTAAGAAAATATCAGCACAGCAGAAACAAGACCAAACCTCTTAAATTAAGGAAAATATACCTTTGCCACAACATCTTTGGTCATCTGCACCAGCTTTTCAAGGATAATCTCTATGGATTCTTCCATTTGATCTTTCtgagaaaataaatagaaaatattAATCAACAATACTACCTACATAAATGCATGATTTATGAGTACCAGACCTGATTGCGGAGCATCTCAGCAACTAGCGATAGAGAAAGCTCCCTGACAGAAGAATCAGAGTCATCCAATACCTCAAGGAGAGTTGTTAAAATCTGATTGAAATACTATTTAGAGAAGGGGCCAGTATTAGAATACAAATATTATGTGTTgaatgataaaatattgaaatgacacTAAGTAACATAGTAGATGGAGAGGAATGGATAGTGACTACTTTTTGTGGGAAAAGAATTGAGGGACGCCAATTAAAAATGATTGTTTAGACAGAGACCAAATGTCCTCTTCTCTGTTGTTGAAATAGTGAAACATTCTTCATCACAGAAACCATCTCATTAAGAGCCAAATATCAAGTAGTTGGATTGTATTAGAAAGAGGGTATTTTCTAAACATAGCAGTACTATCCTAATAGTCTAATGAAAAGGTAATGCTGAGTTAACTCAGATGTAAGAAAAGACaggcaggggggggggggcaaatagaCAAGATAAGAAGGAACATAATGCATTCTCTTTTGGGAAATGCATTTCCCTCCTTCCCAGACAGCACTCCAGAAATCCTTACCACCAGATGGAAAAATAAGTCGTAAGATTGAATGAACTTGAACACTCAacgaaagactgaagaggaatCTAAACTAAGTAAACACACGAAAAGAAAGCGGCAAGAATATATTTCGTCAAATAATAAACTAAAATGGGAATTTAAATGGTAAGGTTACAGACCTTTGTCCATATAGAGTTATCATTGTTCGCAGATGCTTGCACCAACTGCTGCAATGCGTCCTGCTTGTCTTGGGATGAAACTTCACCATCATTACTTATCTAAGAAGGTACAAAGCCATATAATCATGATGTTATTTAGGACAATGAAAAGTAAAAGCAACACATACAGAATTACTATTGGAGTGAACAAAGATGAAGGAATACAAAACAAGGATATATCAGAAGTACCTGATGAAGAAGTTGTGGTATGCTGGGGCTGTTAGTTGTATGTGAGACAACCTTCACAGAACTAAGGTCGACAAATTGATCCATGTCTTGCATATTTTTCCCAACAGTTGTAAAAGCAGCATTATTATGTCCATCAGAGACATGACGGCCAAAATCCTGGCGAGGGGTGCCAACAGAATTTTCATCATCAATGGTGGCATCTGATTTTTCAGGATAATCTGCCCATGAGCGTGCAGCTTCTACAACTGAGCGAGCATTGCTCTTTGACTCCCGACTTGCTGTAAAAATTTCAGCTtcagaagaaggctcaaaacactgattagcatgatcagtgtggacaTCTTGAACTGCGTGCATCCTCTTCCCAGATTCATTGTCAAAGGAACTAGCAGAGACCCGTCCAAAAGGATAGCTATTCCTGGATGTCAGATTATAACCATCTTCAGAAGTTCCAAAATCAATCTGTTCATATTCATAAGACTTGGGACGTGAACGCTCTTTCTTGCTCTGCAAGTAGTTTACCAGATCAACCTCAATACGAGGAGTATATTGCTTGAGCGAGCGCCTCACAAGGTTTTGTTCTTCAATCGACAAATTTAGAATAAAGTTTAGGACTGCTGTTGAATCAAAATGAGAATAAACTGATATGATTCCTTTAATGGACGtttccttcaactttgcattctttTCATGTATTAAAGGTGCTAGTTTTGAAAGCCAGAGCTTAAGAAAGCCGCTATTACTGTAACCTTCAGAGTCCACCTTGTACTTGCTGAATGACTTATTAGCGAACTCAAGAACAGCCAGTTTCGCCTTAGGAGACCTTTGTTCATCCAGTGAACGTACTATTGCAGGTAACAATGTGTCAACAGCATATGTTCGGCCAACAACTTCCAAGGTCGATGAACATGGCTTAGAAACCAACTCCTTTGGGTCAATAAGTCTTGAAAAGACATATGGTAAAATTCTTTCAACATAGCTCTCAAGTGGCTTCTTGCATGCTGGAACAATATCTGCAAGTGTGGAGAAAGCTGCCTGTGCAACTTTGTGATGAGGATCATCCAAATAACGAAAAAATAGCTTCATGACCTTTTCAAAGTTCTGAGTAATTTCTTGAATGCCTTTCTGTCCTAGTTGCAATAATGTCTGAACAAAATTAAAAGCTGCAACTCTTGCTACCCAGTCTGAGCTTGGACTAAGACCCTCAGAGAGGGCTTCATTTAGTGATGCTGGGCCATCTGTATATCCAGACATGTCATTAGATGGGACATGGCCATCATCAAAACTGTGTCTGACACCCACAGAAACCCTTGATGCCACTTGCTTCCTAAGCGGCCTTTGGAAGTGTGGGACATGGTTGTTTTGTGGATTTCTGTAACTGGCATCCCTATAAGGCATATCTGTGAAGTGTTTGTCCGTATGCATCTGTGGCGATCGCCTGTTAGGCCTTGGCCATGTATCATTACTCTCATCTGTAATACTATCATCTTGAGATCTCCCTGAAGATCTTCTCAAATAAGGCACTGACAAATCCGACATGGGTTCAGATGATAGATTATGCGAATATGGTGACCTCGATCGCTCCTTGGTGTCTACCTGAGGCATTGCATCTACCAAACGTGAACCACCATTTCTTCTGATGCTTATGCTAGGGAGGGATGAATCCAACAATGCAGAACTCTGCAAAGAAAGGCGGTCTGAAGCAGGCGCAGCAAGCGGTATATGAGGATCACGAGAGGATGGAGGATCAACTCCTGCACTaggaggaaaagaaaaagaaattaagGTTTATCAAGTATACAGAAATAAGTcatgaaagcaatagcagtaaagaCTTGGCTACACAACAAAAGAGCCTTTCCATACTTGATGAAACAAATTATCATTGAGCAGCGTAAACCATACCAAGATCCAAGCTTGTTGAGCGCACAGCTGAGAAATTTTGCCTGCCTGAGATGCCTACGCCTTTCAATAAACTCTCAATGGCTGAAACCTTTTGTTTGCTTGAACTAAGCACACTCTCTATGCTTCTTTCCGCATGTCTGCCAGTTGCCTTAGACTGCAACAAGAGCATGCTTGACGGGAGAGATGATTCAGAAGAAATTGTTGCACCCTTGTCCATTGCAACAATAGATGAAGTGCTATATCCGGTCAAATGTGTACCACTTGCATGAGATGAGGAACGAGAAAGTTGAGCACCCTTCTCATGCAATGATGAAGGATATCGCTTGTGCATGCCCCCATCTTCAtcattaataatctgcaaaaatgcCCAGTGTTAGATCAAACAAACAGAAACTCGCAATTGCATAGCAACAATTGGAACCACTTAAAGATCCAGATGTCAACCTACATCCATATAGTTTCAACACACCGAAAATTAGTATAACAGAAAtcgccacgggggggggggggggggggagctgttGAGAGCATATAGCCACCTGGTTACTAGGGCAGCAGCCAAACCAAATTGCTGTGCCACTTGATCCCCTTTGGTTACATAGCCCAAAATGCAGATAGCTAGGACTCAGACTCCAGTGGTAATGGATTGGGCTAACCCAGACAAACCAATATCCTAGGCCTCTGATACCCAGGCCAGTCGAGATCGATGCATTTAAATTCCAATCTTTCTAGGACAGCTACTAGTCTACTACAACTCAAAGGGGGTCGTCAACTGTCTGTATCCCATACCAAAGGCATCACACGAGACCTACACCAACAAGAGTGATGATTAaagaagatgagcaaaggaggacCAAGAGCAACACTCAAATATCCGCAATGGAGAGAACGATGATTCAGACTTTGTGATTTGTGATGATAATGTGAGCAATGATGATGAAGATCCAAACAATGCTAGCCAAGATGGCAGAGACAACAGACAACATGAATGTTTACCACCATCGATGAGTTTGATGATGCTATTGAGACTTGGAGTTGGAGATGAAGGTTGAAACATGAGAGAGTTGGCCAGCCTTAAGCCTTTTGATATGTTGGTGTTATGTGGACCTATGTTATGCCACTAGAGTCTAATCTCTAATTTTTAGGACTCGGGATTCAGGACTTATGTCATGTGGCTTTTGTGGACTAATTTACAACATCTTCAATGTTGTGGATTTACATTGGTTCTGTAATATGTCATGCAGTCATGCTTGTTATCCTGTTTTTCAATTTTGTTCACATTTAGTTCTCAGTATTTTCACTTATTGTGGACTGATAAGAGTGATAAGTTATTAAGTTATAACatatttgttcatgttcatgcagCTTTCTGTTGCGGAGAAGAGAAAGAGGATGGGAGGGATGGATGCTACGTGGGCTCAACAACCAGCATTTTCAAGGTTTTGTATGCCTACTAAATGCTACTCTATTCTTCTGCCATAGTAGTTGCATGAAGCGCTTGATGAATTCGAATCTGGTGCCCAGCAATGATCCCAACGACGATTCGGTGGGGCCAAGCTCTGGTTCTCCTGACGCTTCGGCTTGTCGGGAACCGGCCCCTGCCAGCGATGCGCCAGACTCCCAGCAGGAGGGATCTGCAGCGCCAGCGATCCGGTCGGGACAAAGTGGTGATACCGCCCCACCCGTTTCAGACGTGGGGCTGGATTCCACTGACCAGTTCACCGACCCCCACCCCACACGCGCTGCCTCGGACAGggaggcgcaacctttcagcgccAATCCTCCCGCCCATGCGCCTGAGCTGCCCCTGCCCGCTGCCGCGCGGCCTGCCCAAAGCCCAACGGGCCCGGTCATGATCCTGCAGAGGCCCGTGGCCAACCCCTCTCCACCGAGGCCCACTGAAGACCCGCCTGCACCAAATGATGAGGCCACGAACACCCAAAGCCCAGGCGGTCACACGCCGAGCCGTTTCGCATCGCCGCCAATCACAGCTGCGACGATCCCGAGGGCGCACCATGCCCCAATCCTGGACGCTTGGGGAGTTTCTGGCCACCGCTACGAAACATCTTAACGCCGCCTTGCCAGCTCCGGGGAAGAAGCCGCGCCGGCCACTCAACTTTGCCCCTCGCCGAGGACGATCTGCAACCGCGGCCTGCCAGCCATGCGCACCCCCCACGGCAGAGCGACGTGCCCACGTTCAAATCCTACGCACTCTCAGGATCATTGGAACTGACAAGATCACTGCTGCGGAGATGAAGGCCTACGACAGCATGTTCGCGGCACCCCTACCCCTGACGGTCCTCAAGGCCATCGCCGCACTTGTTGATCACGAGATCCCAGCCTGCATGGCAACGGCCGCGACCGCTGCAGCACACGTCGGTGCTGCATGCGAGAGCTAGCACAGTCTAGATATGCCTACCCGTCGATTCCGTTCCCATGGATCACGGCCTAAAGATAGCAATCTGGAACGTGCGCGGCCTTAACTTGCGCGCTCGCCACCATGCCATCCGGTCGCTGCTGGACACTACCGGGGCCTCCATTGTATGCCTGCAAGAAACAAAAATGGAGTTGATCTACTCGTTCATTGTCCTCGATGCGCTTGGCTCAGAATTCGATGACTACACGTACCTCCCGGCCGATGGCACGCGGGGCGGCATCCTGCTGGCGTGGAAGAGCAGGGTTGTGACTATCACGGACCCAATGTTCACCACCAATGTGGTAAGGGCAAAGGTAGCCACAGCCACCGGAACGCCATGGTGGCTAATGATGGTGTACGGCCCTCAGGACGATGccgacaaggtcgccttcctgcaGGAGCTTCGCGAGATCAGAGCCGCCTGCCCTGAGCCGTGGATGGTTTGCGGCAATTTCAACCTCATCCTTCACGACGAGGACAAGAACACGGGCAACGTCAACCGACGCATGATGGGCAAATTTTGCCGTCTCACCAACGACCTCGCGCTCAAGGAGATCTACCTCACCGGGCGATGCTACACGTGGTCGAACGAACAATCACCGCCGACACTGGTGCACCTCGATCGAGTGCTCTGCACCGCGGACTGGGAAGACACGCACAGCGGATGCCACCTCCATTGCCTCGCGTCCGTGGTGTCGGACCACGCCCCGTTGCTGCTGGACTACTCGCCCACGCCCACCTCGCACAGACGATTCCATTTGGAGGAATACTGACTGCGTTTGGACGGGTTCCACGACGTGGTGACCGCAGCTTGGGGCTCCACATACCACGCCGACCCCTTCCACCGCCTCATGCTTAGGCTCCAGGCAACGGCGACGAGTCTTACAAGCTGGAGCTCCGAGTCTACGGGCAACATCAAGGCCAAGCTAGCGATCTCCCGGGAGCTCATACCGCGCTTCGACAAAGCCGAGGAATCGTGCAACCTCTCGCCCCCGGAAGACTGGCTTCGCAAGTAGCTCAAGATATCTTACATTGGGCTCGCATCCATGGAGCACACGATCGCTCGGCAACGCTCTTGCATTGCTAATCTCAAAGACGGCGACGCCAACACGGGCTTCTTCCATCGGCAGTGCTCGTTCCGTCGGCAGAAGAACCGCATCTTTAGCCTGGCCACGGACGGCAGGGTGTTCACAGACCACACCGACATGGCGGAGGCGGCCTTCTCTCATTATGAGGCCCTGCTTGGCACAGCGACCGCTCGGGGGCACTCCCTGGACCTGTCACAACTCATTGAGCCGACCGACCTCGCCGACCTTGATGCACCGTTCAGCGCAGAGGAGATTTGGGAGGCTGTCAAGCGCCTCCCCGCGCGCAAGGCGCCGGGTCCAGACAGGTTGTGCATGCTGGACCATCATCAGGCAGGACTTCTTCGATGTGTTCCAGCAACTCTATGACTTGCGAGGAAGGGGGTTCTACAAGTTGAACCAAGCATTGCTAACGCTGCTCCCGAAGAACGCCGCCGCCCATGGGCTGCGCGACTACCGGCCGATCTGCCTGATTCACCTCGTGGCCAAAATCTTCACCAATGTGCTTTTGATCCGCCTCGGTGCCAAGCTGGATCATCTGGTCAGCCGCAACCAAAATGCATTCATCTCGAGACGAAGCTTGCACGACAACTACATCCTCGTCAAGCAGTCGCTCAAGCTGCTGCACCAACTGGGAGCTCCGAGAGTCATGCTCAAGCTCGACCTCACGCGTGCCTTAGATTCCCTGTCATGGCCATTCCTCTTCGAGGTTTTGCGCCAGTATGGATTCGGGAACCGATTCTTGGAATGGACGGCCATCCTCCTGTCTTCTGCCAGCACGCGCATCCTTCTAAACGGCGACCCGGACCTCCCATCTGGCACCGACAAGGGCTCCGGCAGGGCGACTCCATGTCTCTGCAGCTCTTCGTGCTCGTCGTAGACACGCTTGGACGGCTTTTGCGACGTGCCCACAGCTTGGGCATCCTACAGCCTCTGCACCCCCGACGACACATTCCGGCGATCTCGCTATACGCCGACGACGTCATGGTCTTCTGTCACGCCACAGCGGACGATGCCGCCGCGACCAGGGAGATACTCGCCTTGTTCGGCAGGGCCTCCGGCCTACAGGTGAACTTCGCCAAGAGCTCTGCCACCATCCTGCACGGCGACCAGGCGGCCACGAAGATGATCACGCACCATGGTCGATGTTGTCGCCGTGCAGGATGGTGGCAGAGCTCTAGAAGATTCGGTGCGGTTTCCTTTGGGCTGGGCGAGCTGCTGCCAATGGAGGAGACTGCCACGTGAACTGGAATCAAGTTTGCCGCCCCATCGAGCTTGGGGGCCTAGGCGTGCGCGACCTCCAGCGCGCCGACCTTGCAGTACGGTTACGCTGGTTGTGGTTCTCCAGAACGGACCCGAAGCGAGCGTGGCAAGGGCTCAACCTTCAGTTCCCGCCCACGGAACGGGCGCTGTTCTGGGCATCCACGTCCATGGTCATCGGGAATGCACTGACCGCCCTGCTCTGGGAGGACCGGTGGATCGACGGCCAATCTGTGCGCGAGCTCATGCCCAACCTCTACGGCTGCATCCCCAAGCGACGATGCACGACGAGAACCGTGGCGTATGTGCTCAATGGCAACTCCTACGCACACGACATCCAAGGCAACCTCGGCCTCCACGAGATTGGTCAGTATCTGCAGCTCTGGCAGATCATGCAGCACACCGAGCTCTCCGCCGCCCTAGACAGGCTGATCTGGAGATGGACAGCGAGCGGCACCTACTCCGCGCAGTCCTGCTACCTCGCCACCTTCCATGGATCAACGGCTTGCTATTCTTGGAAGCTAATTTGGAAATGCTAGGCGCCGCCGAGAGTCAAATTCCTCCACTGGTTGGCCAACCAGGACCGGTGCTGGACTGCAGAGAGGCTGGCTCGCCATGGACTCCAACATCATCCCCGCTGCCTCCTTTGTGACCAACAACCGGAAACTATGTGCCATCTGCTGCTGGAATGCCCCTTCGCCTGCCAGGCATGGCATGAGACACTGGCCTGGCTCTGCATCCTAGCCCCAGCCCCCACTCGTGAACCCTCGCTTATGGACTGGTGGAAACATGCCAAGGATAACACGAACCCTCGCATATGGACTGGTGGAAACATGCCAAGGATAACACGCTGCCGATCCTAAGCAAGGCCCTAAAATCCGTCGCGTTGCTCATGCCATGGATGGTTTGGAAGCACAGGAACAGCTGCGTCTTCGACAATGCAACACCATCCTTCAACACGCTATTAGATAGAATTAAGGACGAGACCTGCTCTTGGGCTGCAGCCGGGGCACCTGGCCTCCGACTTGTGTTGCCACAAACCTAGGACGTGCATTAAACTGGATGTAACCCGCGCGTCCTCGGACGATTGTAACTGAACTTCTCCCTTTTCAATGAAAAGAAACGCAAAGGTCTTTTGCGTTTTCTCGAGAAAAAAAAGGGGCCAGGGCGCCTCAcctcgccttaccgccttaaaaaccTTGGTCAAGGATGAATACTCTATGTAGAGCCTTTATCTGTTGAATTGAACAAGTGATCCCATCAACAGATTAATGATTCACCACTAGAACTTAACCGTGCTAGGCATGCGCTTAAGCATGCCTAGGCATGCTCTTAGGCAAGATAGGTGCCCTAGGCAGAGGCAAAACCAGGAATTTACGCCTGTCCCTCTTTTGAACCTTGCTTTCCACCCTACCGGCACACAACGCCTCTCCTTTCCCTAACCCACAACAATTCCAGGGAGACAAGGGTACCACCGGCCTCAGGCTCGAATCAGGCCATCTCTAATTAGTACAACCTGCGATTCGTGATTCCAAGTCGTCACAAAATACAAGATGTCATGCAttatttggcctttttatataaAGAAGAGTTTTCAGAAAAATATTAAACTGTAAAGTTGAGTCTACCACTGCTAACTTATCTCCTGGACTTGAGCTAATCAGGGTAGATATTTCATTTGCACTGGTT encodes the following:
- the LOC123144837 gene encoding CLIP-associated protein isoform X2; this encodes MEAALEAARSKDTKERLAGVERLHEALEAAARRGLTAAEVTALVDTCMDLTRDANFRVAQGGLHALSAAAVLAGDHFKIHLNALVPAAVERLGDGKQPVRDASRQLLVTLMEVSSPTIIVERAGSYAWTHKSWRVREEFVRTLATAVGLFASTELLLQRVFLSPVLQLLNDLNQSVREAAISCIQEMYKNMGSQFHEELQRHNLPSYMLKEINSRLDKIEPKAPPSDGARTQYRAMERSVSAHPKRGSPRKKNTSRESTLFGGDTDITEKPVEPIRVHSEKELFREIEKIASALNPEKDWSIRIAAMQRIEALVYGGAIDYPSFFMLLKQLVHPLSSQLADRRSSIVKQACHLLNVLSKELLSDFEACAEIFIPALFKLVVITVLVIAESSDNCVKTILRNCKVSRIVPLIADTAKNDRSAILRARCCEYALLILEYWADAPEIQRSADLYEDLIKCCVADAMSEVRATARSCYRMFIKTWPERSRRLFMSFDPAIQRIINDEDGGMHKRYPSSLHEKGAQLSRSSSHASGTHLTGYSTSSIVAMDKGATISSESSLPSSMLLLQSKATGRHAERSIESVLSSSKQKVSAIESLLKGVGISGRQNFSAVRSTSLDLGVDPPSSRDPHIPLAAPASDRLSLQSSALLDSSLPSISIRRNGGSRLVDAMPQVDTKERSRSPYSHNLSSEPMSDLSVPYLRRSSGRSQDDSITDESNDTWPRPNRRSPQMHTDKHFTDMPYRDASYRNPQNNHVPHFQRPLRKQVASRVSVGVRHSFDDGHVPSNDMSGYTDGPASLNEALSEGLSPSSDWVARVAAFNFVQTLLQLGQKGIQEITQNFEKVMKLFFRYLDDPHHKVAQAAFSTLADIVPACKKPLESYVERILPYVFSRLIDPKELVSKPCSSTLEVVGRTYAVDTLLPAIVRSLDEQRSPKAKLAVLEFANKSFSKYKVDSEGYSNSGFLKLWLSKLAPLIHEKNAKLKETSIKGIISVYSHFDSTAVLNFILNLSIEEQNLVRRSLKQYTPRIEVDLVNYLQSKKERSRPKSYEYEQIDFGTSEDGYNLTSRNSYPFGRVSASSFDNESGKRMHAVQDVHTDHANQCFEPSSEAEIFTASRESKSNARSVVEAARSWADYPEKSDATIDDENSVGTPRQDFGRHVSDGHNNAAFTTVGKNMQDMDQFVDLSSVKVVSHTTNSPSIPQLLHQISNDGEVSSQDKQDALQQLVQASANNDNSIWTKILTTLLEVLDDSDSSVRELSLSLVAEMLRNQKDQMEESIEIILEKLVQMTKDVVAKISNEANQCLNVVLAKYDPFRCLAVIVPLLVTDDEKTLVMCINCLTKLVGRLSQEELVAQLPSFLPALFDAFSNQSPDIRKTVVFCLVDIYIMLGKAFVPYLEGLSSTQLRLVTIYANRISQARSGAPIDANQ